The region CGCTGGACCAAAGTGTCGACGTCGGGCGTGGTGCTGTTCGGCATCGCACTGGTGTTCACCTTTAACGCCCTGGTCTCGATGATGCAGTTCATCGCCAGTGAAGATACCTTGCAGGGTCTGGTGTTCTGGACCATGGGCAGCCTGGCGCGCGCCTCGTGGGAAAAACTCGGCGTGCTCACGGCGGCTTTCGCCATCCTGATCCCGTTCTCGATGCTCAGCAGCTGGAAACTGACCGCGCTGCGCCTCGGCGAAGATCGTGCCGTGAGTTTCGGCATCGATGTGCGTCGCTTGCGTCTGGCCACGCTGCTGCGCATCAGTATCCTCTCCGCACTGGCGGTGGCCTTTGTTGGCCCGATTGGTTTTATCGGCTTGGTGGCACCGCACATTGCCCGCATGATGTTTGGTGAAGATCATCGCTACTATCTGCCAGCCAGTGCGCTGGTCGGTGCGCTGGTGCTGTCACTGGCCTCTGTGGCGTCGAAGAACCTGATTCCAGGGGTGATCATCCCCGTCGGGATTGTGACCTCGCTGGTCGGTGTACCTTTCTTCCTGAGTATCATTCTGCGTCATCGGGGGACGGTGTAATGGAACAGGGTTTACGTCTCAGCCATTTCTACGCCGGTTATCCGAAGCGTAAAGTCATTGAAGATCTCAACGTCCCGGCACTGCCGCGCGGAAAAATCACCGTGCTGCTGGGCCCGAACGGCTGCGGTAAATCGACGCTGTTGCGTGCGCTGGCCGGCCTGAACAAAGGGCAGGGCGAACTGTGGCTGAACGGCGAAGAGTTAATGACCCAGCCGTTTGCACGCCGTGCGCAGCGCGTGGTATATCTGCCGCAAAGCTTACCGGCGGGCGTGCATCTGCATGTGCTGGAATCGATTATCGTGGCGCAGCGTGCGTCCGGTGGCTTGCACAGCGCGTCGAGTGAAGCCGAGATCATGCACTTGCTGGAACAGTTGGGTATTGCTCATCTGGCGATGCGTTATCTGGATCAGCTGTCTGGTGGTCAGAAACAGCTGGTGGGCCTGGCGCAATCGCTGATTCGCCGTCCTGAACTGCTGCTGCTGGATGAGCCGCTGAGTGCGCTCGATCTTAATTACCAGTTCCATGTGATGGATTTGGTGCGCCGCGAAACCCGCCTGCGCAATATCGTCACGGTAGTGGTGGTGCATGATATCAACATCGCACTGCGTCATGCCGATCATGCTTTGATGCTGAAAGAGGGCACTCTGCTGGCTGACGGCGAGCCGTCGCAGGTGATCACGCCGGACACGCTGGCGCAGGTGTATGGCGTGCGCGGGCGTATTGAACACTGCTCGCAGGGCATGCCGCAGGTGATGATTGATGGTTTAGTGGCGGAATCGCTGGTCTAAACGCCGGATAGGACGCTAAGGCTCAACATCAGGAAAGGCCGAGGGTGAATGTCGGTGCGGTTTTTAGCCAATTGCCGTCAGCCATAGCCAAAAAGGGCGCACCGGGTGCGCCCTTACTGTTATCTACATCAACTGGCGTGATTTATACCAACAGATGCTTCGCGTGGAACCGCAGATGGTCCTCGACAAAGCTGGCGATAAAGAAGTAGCTGTGGTCGTAACCCGGCTGTACACGCAGCTCCAGCGGGAAACCCTGCTCACGCGCTACTGCTTCAAGGCGCTCCGGACGTAACTGATCGGCGAGGAACTGATCGCTATCCCCCTGATCGATCAGAATCGGCAAACGCTGTTCCACTTCGCGCATCAGCAAACAACTGTCCCATTCGCGCCACGTCTGGCGATCTTCACCCAGATAGGCGCTGAACGCTTTTTGTCCCCACGGTACTTCAGTTGGATTCACAATCGGTGCGAACGCGGAAGCCGAAGCAAAACGGCCACCCTGACGCAACGCCAGCACCAGCGCGCCATGGCCGCCCATCGAATGGCCCATTACCGACTGACGATCGCTCACCTTGAAGTTGCCCGCCACCAGGGCTGGCAACTCTTCACTGAGATAATCGAACATACGATAGTGCGCCGCCCAGGGTTGCTGCGTGGCGTTGAGGTAGAAACCTGCGCCCTGACCGAGATCGTAACCACTGTCATTGGCCACTTCGTCACCGCGCGGACTGGTGTCCGGCATTATCAGCACCAGACCCAGCTCAGCGGCAACACGCTGTGCACCGGCTTTGGTGGTGAAATTCTCGTCGCTACAGGTCAGTCCGGCGAGAAACCACACCACCGGCGGCGGCGTGTCAGCCTGCGGTGGCGGCAGGAAAATGCTGAAGGTCATCGGGCAGTTCAGCACCGCCGACTGATGACGCCAGCGCTGCTGCCAGCCGCCGAAGATACGATGTTCTTCCAGCAGTTCCAGAGTGGATGCCATAACGCCTCCTTTTTACTTGTTAAAATGCACAACCGAACGAATAGATTTCCCTTCGTGCATCAGATCAAAGGCGTCGTTAATCTCTTCCAGCGGCATGGTGTGGGTGATGAAATCGTTCAGCGCGAACTTGCCGTCCAGATAATCCTGCACGATGCCCGGCAGCTGGGTACGACCTTTCA is a window of Pantoea rwandensis DNA encoding:
- a CDS encoding ABC transporter ATP-binding protein; its protein translation is MEQGLRLSHFYAGYPKRKVIEDLNVPALPRGKITVLLGPNGCGKSTLLRALAGLNKGQGELWLNGEELMTQPFARRAQRVVYLPQSLPAGVHLHVLESIIVAQRASGGLHSASSEAEIMHLLEQLGIAHLAMRYLDQLSGGQKQLVGLAQSLIRRPELLLLDEPLSALDLNYQFHVMDLVRRETRLRNIVTVVVVHDINIALRHADHALMLKEGTLLADGEPSQVITPDTLAQVYGVRGRIEHCSQGMPQVMIDGLVAESLV
- a CDS encoding FecCD family ABC transporter permease is translated as MQTTDSALLAENHREADTMTRYRQVLRQRLMLIGVLVLAILASVILDFTLGPAGLSLDTLWQTLTHPDAVDAGTRVIVWDIRLPYALMAVVVGFSLGLAGAEMQTILNNPLASPFTLGVSSAAAFGAALAIILGIGIPGVPDQWFISANAFVFALFAALMLDGVTRWTKVSTSGVVLFGIALVFTFNALVSMMQFIASEDTLQGLVFWTMGSLARASWEKLGVLTAAFAILIPFSMLSSWKLTALRLGEDRAVSFGIDVRRLRLATLLRISILSALAVAFVGPIGFIGLVAPHIARMMFGEDHRYYLPASALVGALVLSLASVASKNLIPGVIIPVGIVTSLVGVPFFLSIILRHRGTV
- the fghA gene encoding S-formylglutathione hydrolase translates to MASTLELLEEHRIFGGWQQRWRHQSAVLNCPMTFSIFLPPPQADTPPPVVWFLAGLTCSDENFTTKAGAQRVAAELGLVLIMPDTSPRGDEVANDSGYDLGQGAGFYLNATQQPWAAHYRMFDYLSEELPALVAGNFKVSDRQSVMGHSMGGHGALVLALRQGGRFASASAFAPIVNPTEVPWGQKAFSAYLGEDRQTWREWDSCLLMREVEQRLPILIDQGDSDQFLADQLRPERLEAVAREQGFPLELRVQPGYDHSYFFIASFVEDHLRFHAKHLLV